In a genomic window of Amycolatopsis japonica:
- a CDS encoding metallophosphoesterase family protein: protein MIRVAAVGDVHLGEDNRGLLRPALDNIAEHADVLLLAGDLTRHGSVDEARVVADEFAGLAVPVIAVLGNHDYHSDEAEAVSGLLEESGMTVLEGSATTVDLEGGKLGVAGVKGFGGGFAGKCASRFGEREMKDFVEHTMAAAKRLRAALEGLEHEQPDVTVALTHYSPIPGTLHGEPPEIHPFLGSYLLCEPIDDAQLALAVHGHAHYGSEQGVSPGGVPVRNVAQPVIRAAYATYVLEPAKVLT from the coding sequence GTGATCCGGGTCGCCGCGGTCGGGGACGTCCACCTCGGGGAGGACAACCGAGGCCTGCTGCGGCCGGCACTGGACAACATCGCCGAACACGCCGACGTGCTGCTGCTCGCGGGTGACCTCACCCGGCACGGCAGCGTCGACGAGGCCAGGGTGGTGGCCGACGAGTTCGCCGGGCTCGCCGTCCCGGTGATAGCGGTGCTGGGCAACCACGACTATCACTCGGACGAGGCAGAGGCGGTCAGCGGGCTGCTGGAGGAAAGCGGGATGACCGTCCTCGAGGGTTCGGCGACCACTGTGGACCTGGAGGGCGGGAAGCTCGGCGTCGCCGGGGTCAAGGGCTTCGGCGGCGGGTTCGCGGGCAAATGCGCGAGCCGGTTCGGCGAACGCGAGATGAAGGATTTCGTCGAGCACACCATGGCGGCGGCCAAACGGTTGCGTGCCGCGCTGGAAGGGCTCGAACACGAGCAACCGGACGTGACCGTCGCGCTGACCCATTACTCGCCGATTCCCGGCACCCTGCACGGCGAACCGCCGGAGATCCACCCGTTTTTGGGGTCGTACCTGCTGTGCGAGCCGATCGACGACGCCCAGCTGGCCCTCGCCGTGCACGGGCACGCGCACTACGGCAGCGAACAAGGCGTCAGCCCCGGCGGGGTCCCGGTCCGCAACGTCGCCCAACCGGTGATCCGCGCGGCGTACGCGACGTATGTCCTCGAACCTGCGAAAGTGCTCACATGA